In a genomic window of Gambusia affinis linkage group LG04, SWU_Gaff_1.0, whole genome shotgun sequence:
- the syce2 gene encoding synaptonemal complex central element protein 2 isoform X1, translating to MVRQANMDFFFDDLPASSLSTPKKGHEDSLMVEDTDCDLSRNKSSSVSMTEIQEHHGSSYIDDISKRAQEMVEKLNHERTRDQEMMDSFQKQLTEKVTEMCQLIKEEMFTIYELNSNEIQVKLQELSEVLENCSKLEHELLEASQALACLKDGLDINQRAEP from the exons ATGGTCAGACAGGCCAATATGGACTTCTTCTTTGATGACCTTCCAGCCAGTTCCCTATCAACTCCTAAAAAAGGACATGAAGACTCACTGATG gtAGAAGATACAGATTGTGATTTGTCAAGAAACAAGTCATCAAGTGTGAGCATGACTGAGATTCAAGAGCACCATGGCAG CTCATACATTGATGACATCAGCAAAAGAGCACAAGAAATGGTGGAAAAATTAAACCACGAACGAACCAGAGAccaggaaatgatggacagcTTTCAGAAGCAGCTAACGGAGAAG GTGACAGAGATGTGTCAGCTGATAAAGGAGGAAATGTTCACCATCTATGAGCTTAACAGCAATGAAATCCAGGTGAAGCTGCAGGAGCTGTCAGAGGTGCTGGAAAACTGCTCTAAGCTGGAGCACGAGCTCCTCGAGGCCAGTCAGGCCTTGGCATGTCTCAAAGATGGTCTCGACATTAATCAAAGAGCAGAGCcctaa
- the LOC122829232 gene encoding glutaryl-CoA dehydrogenase, mitochondrial-like isoform X1, producing the protein MCVQLPDAERLSHQQINASREKSKRMMALRSALTRLLTSSQKCAAVTAGRAQGTAAASAKDAEEFKKPTKAAKVAFNWQDSLDLEGQLTEEEIMIRDTFRNYCQEKLMPRILMANRHEHFHREIVSEMGELGVLGPTIKGYGCAGTSYVVYGLIAREVERVDSGYRSVMSVQSSLVMHPIYAYGTEAQKEKYLPRLARGEIIGCFGLTEPNHGSDPSSMETRAKYNPSSGTFSISGAKTWITNSPVADIAVVWARCEDGRVRGFILERGMKGFTTPKIEGKFSLRASATGMILMDEVEVPNENLLPHASGLGGPFGCLNNARYGIAWGALGAAEFCFHTARQYTLDRIQFGVPLARNQLMQKKMGDMLTEITIGLQSCLTLGRLIDQKKAAPEMISMLKRNSCGKALDIARQARDMLGGNGIADEYHIIRHVMNLEAVNTYEGTHDIHALILGRAITGLQAFTVEK; encoded by the exons ATGTGTGTTCAG CTCCCGGACGCTGAAAGATTGTCGCATCAACAGATAAACGCAAGTAGAGAAAAAAG TAAACGCATGATGGCTCTCCGAAGTGCCTTGACTCGTCTTCTCACGAGCAGCCAAAAATGTGCTGCGGTCACCGCAGGCAGAGCCCAGGGCACAGCTGCTGCATCTGCTAAAG ACGCAGAAGAGTTCAAAAAGCCCACAAAGGCAG CTAAGGTGGCATTCAACTGGCAGGACTCTCTGGATCTGGAGGGTCAgctgacagaagaagaaatcatgATCCGGGACACCTTCCGCAACTACTGCCAAGAAAAGCTCATGCCTCGCATTCTGATGGCTAACAGGCACGAAC ATTTCCACCGAGAGATTGTTTCAGAAATGGGGGAGTTGGGTGTCCTCGGGCCAACAATTAAag GATACGGCTGTGCAGGCACTAGTTACGTTGTTTATGGCTTGATTGCTAGAGAGGTTGAGCGAGTAGACAGCGGGTATCGGTCTGTAATGAGTGTCCAGTCTTCGCTTGTCATGCATCCCATCTATGCTTACGGCACAGAGGCCCAGAAGGAGAAGTACCTGCCCAGACTTG CTCGGGGGGAAATCATTGGCTGCTTTGGGTTGACTGAACCAAACCACGGCAGCGACCCGAGTAGCATGGAAACAAGAGCCAAGTACAATCCATCCAGTGGTACATTTTCCATCAGTGGAGCGAAGACATG gatcaCAAACTCACCTGTTGCAGACATTGCTGTAGTCTGGGCCAGGTGTGAGGATGGCAGAGTTCGGGGCTTCATACTGGAGCGTGGAATGAAAGGTTTTACAACTCCAAAGATTGAGGGAAAGTTCTCTCTGAGAGCATCTGCCACTGGTATGATCCTGATGGATGAAGTGGAAGTTCCCAACGAGAACCTGTTGCCCCATGCCTCAGGCCTTGGT GGTCCCTTTGGCTGTCTGAATAATGCCCGCTATGGCATTGCCTGGGGAGCTTTAGGGGCTGCAGAGTTCTGCTTCCACACTGCCCGGCAGTACACTCTGGACAG AATCCAGTTTGGGGTGCCACTGGCCAGGAACCAGCTGATGCAGAAGAAGATGGGAGACATGCTCACGGAGATCACGATTGGCCTGCAGTCATGTCTGACCCTTGGAAGGCTCATTGATCAGAAGAA AGCAGCGCCAGAGATGATCTCCATGCTGAAGAGGAATAGCTGTGGCAAGGCTCTGGATATTGCCAGACAAGCCAGGGACATGCTGGGAGGAAACGGCATTGCAGACGAGTACCACATCATCCGTCACGTCATGAACCTGGAGGCTGTCAACACTTACGAAG GGACCCACGACATTCATGCTTTGATACTGGGCCGAGCTATCACCGGGCTGCAGGCGTTCACCGTGGAAAAATAG
- the syce2 gene encoding synaptonemal complex central element protein 2 isoform X2, producing the protein MDFFFDDLPASSLSTPKKGHEDSLMVEDTDCDLSRNKSSSVSMTEIQEHHGSSYIDDISKRAQEMVEKLNHERTRDQEMMDSFQKQLTEKVTEMCQLIKEEMFTIYELNSNEIQVKLQELSEVLENCSKLEHELLEASQALACLKDGLDINQRAEP; encoded by the exons ATGGACTTCTTCTTTGATGACCTTCCAGCCAGTTCCCTATCAACTCCTAAAAAAGGACATGAAGACTCACTGATG gtAGAAGATACAGATTGTGATTTGTCAAGAAACAAGTCATCAAGTGTGAGCATGACTGAGATTCAAGAGCACCATGGCAG CTCATACATTGATGACATCAGCAAAAGAGCACAAGAAATGGTGGAAAAATTAAACCACGAACGAACCAGAGAccaggaaatgatggacagcTTTCAGAAGCAGCTAACGGAGAAG GTGACAGAGATGTGTCAGCTGATAAAGGAGGAAATGTTCACCATCTATGAGCTTAACAGCAATGAAATCCAGGTGAAGCTGCAGGAGCTGTCAGAGGTGCTGGAAAACTGCTCTAAGCTGGAGCACGAGCTCCTCGAGGCCAGTCAGGCCTTGGCATGTCTCAAAGATGGTCTCGACATTAATCAAAGAGCAGAGCcctaa
- the LOC122829232 gene encoding glutaryl-CoA dehydrogenase, mitochondrial-like isoform X2 — translation MMALRSALTRLLTSSQKCAAVTAGRAQGTAAASAKDAEEFKKPTKAAKVAFNWQDSLDLEGQLTEEEIMIRDTFRNYCQEKLMPRILMANRHEHFHREIVSEMGELGVLGPTIKGYGCAGTSYVVYGLIAREVERVDSGYRSVMSVQSSLVMHPIYAYGTEAQKEKYLPRLARGEIIGCFGLTEPNHGSDPSSMETRAKYNPSSGTFSISGAKTWITNSPVADIAVVWARCEDGRVRGFILERGMKGFTTPKIEGKFSLRASATGMILMDEVEVPNENLLPHASGLGGPFGCLNNARYGIAWGALGAAEFCFHTARQYTLDRIQFGVPLARNQLMQKKMGDMLTEITIGLQSCLTLGRLIDQKKAAPEMISMLKRNSCGKALDIARQARDMLGGNGIADEYHIIRHVMNLEAVNTYEGTHDIHALILGRAITGLQAFTVEK, via the exons ATGATGGCTCTCCGAAGTGCCTTGACTCGTCTTCTCACGAGCAGCCAAAAATGTGCTGCGGTCACCGCAGGCAGAGCCCAGGGCACAGCTGCTGCATCTGCTAAAG ACGCAGAAGAGTTCAAAAAGCCCACAAAGGCAG CTAAGGTGGCATTCAACTGGCAGGACTCTCTGGATCTGGAGGGTCAgctgacagaagaagaaatcatgATCCGGGACACCTTCCGCAACTACTGCCAAGAAAAGCTCATGCCTCGCATTCTGATGGCTAACAGGCACGAAC ATTTCCACCGAGAGATTGTTTCAGAAATGGGGGAGTTGGGTGTCCTCGGGCCAACAATTAAag GATACGGCTGTGCAGGCACTAGTTACGTTGTTTATGGCTTGATTGCTAGAGAGGTTGAGCGAGTAGACAGCGGGTATCGGTCTGTAATGAGTGTCCAGTCTTCGCTTGTCATGCATCCCATCTATGCTTACGGCACAGAGGCCCAGAAGGAGAAGTACCTGCCCAGACTTG CTCGGGGGGAAATCATTGGCTGCTTTGGGTTGACTGAACCAAACCACGGCAGCGACCCGAGTAGCATGGAAACAAGAGCCAAGTACAATCCATCCAGTGGTACATTTTCCATCAGTGGAGCGAAGACATG gatcaCAAACTCACCTGTTGCAGACATTGCTGTAGTCTGGGCCAGGTGTGAGGATGGCAGAGTTCGGGGCTTCATACTGGAGCGTGGAATGAAAGGTTTTACAACTCCAAAGATTGAGGGAAAGTTCTCTCTGAGAGCATCTGCCACTGGTATGATCCTGATGGATGAAGTGGAAGTTCCCAACGAGAACCTGTTGCCCCATGCCTCAGGCCTTGGT GGTCCCTTTGGCTGTCTGAATAATGCCCGCTATGGCATTGCCTGGGGAGCTTTAGGGGCTGCAGAGTTCTGCTTCCACACTGCCCGGCAGTACACTCTGGACAG AATCCAGTTTGGGGTGCCACTGGCCAGGAACCAGCTGATGCAGAAGAAGATGGGAGACATGCTCACGGAGATCACGATTGGCCTGCAGTCATGTCTGACCCTTGGAAGGCTCATTGATCAGAAGAA AGCAGCGCCAGAGATGATCTCCATGCTGAAGAGGAATAGCTGTGGCAAGGCTCTGGATATTGCCAGACAAGCCAGGGACATGCTGGGAGGAAACGGCATTGCAGACGAGTACCACATCATCCGTCACGTCATGAACCTGGAGGCTGTCAACACTTACGAAG GGACCCACGACATTCATGCTTTGATACTGGGCCGAGCTATCACCGGGCTGCAGGCGTTCACCGTGGAAAAATAG